AAAGAGAAGGTATGTGTAGGCTTATCCTCAAGTTGTCCATTAGCAGCATGCATGGAGATTTTCAACTGAGCATTGTCTGAATCTTCCTCTTCATTTTCTGAATGTTCTTCCTCAGCATCCACAATATATATCACTTCAGGATTTTCTTGAGCTTGTTGTTGTAATGCTTGGATCTGTGCTTTCTGTGACATCTTACAAACCTGTTTATGTCCTGGGAACCAAGGTTCCCTGCACTTATAGCAAATCCCCTTCTCTCTTGCTTGCTGAATGACAGTGGCAGCAGTATTGTTGCTTGGTGTGTGTTGTTTTGCAGGCTCCACAACTGTCTGTTTCTTGTAGGGGGTAACAAACCTGGAGGTAGGAGGAGGAGGAACAGATTTCTCCATTCTCCTAGCAAACCACATTGCTTTTTGTAAAGTTGTTGGCTCCAAACATTCTAGGTGGCTTTGAATGTAAGGGTGCACCCCAGAAATGAAGCTATGCATGTAGTAATCATCTGGGAGTGCAGGATTATCCCTTCTCATTAAGTTCATTTGCTGCTCAAATGAGGTGATGTACTGTGCTACAGTAACAGTTTGTGACAGTTGGTGAAAGGCTTTCACATTCTCACAAATGGAAGTGGTGGCAAATCTTTCAGTCAGATGTTTGCAGAATCTATGTCAGGGCATATTGTGTACCAGAAATCCAGTCCCTCTCCACCACTGCATTGCTTCTCCTTTCAGGTATGAGACAGCAATGTCTGTCCTTTGCTCAATAGGAGTTCTGGCAGATGAGAAGTACTGTTCCACATTTTGTATCCAAGAATCAGCATCACTTCCCTCAAATTCAGCAATGTTCAGTTTTGCAGGTTTGACAGAGAGAATGTTTCTTCTGACATCAGGTGTATGAGGTCTGTTTCTAACAGTTTCTCTTCTGAAACTGCTTCTTCAGGTAGTTCCTCAACTGTTAGCATTTGTCTGGCAACATTTTCCTGCTGGTTTTGTGGAGTGAGCACTTCATGTTTGTTGGTAGCATGATTGGGGTGCCTGTAGGGTCCTTTTGGCGTCCCATCCAAATTCAGTTCTTTGCCTGCCCCCTTATCCACTAAAACAGCAGATCCAGAAACTTTGTCTGCTGCAAGGTGATTGCTTGGCAGTTGCTTGGGTCTTCCTGGAGGCACGGCCTGAGGAGTAGCATTATTACTAGCTTGTGCAGATGGAGgttcttcctcctcttcatcctcttcagtGCAAGTGCTGTCAGTAATCTTTTGCAAACTGGCCTGAATCTTTTGAAAGTTACGCTGGATGCTGGCGAAATTCTTGTTAACTGATGCCGTGAATTTATAGAGTTCTTTCTTGTCCTCTTCCCGGTCTTGACACAGCGTCTTGATGTCCAACTGCAAGGATTCCAATTCCAGAGCGCCAGTATCAATAGTGTCTTCCGGTTTTCACATGTTGACCAACGGAGGTGATCAACCCGCAAAAGAACACCAGCCTGCAGCTCACTGGGTGGTAGAGGAGGGATTTTACGACCGGAATCCCGGCAACCAGGCCTCACCGACCAGATCTCCCACTGCCGCAACCTGTACACCGCAGAGGGAGTAGCACTAGAAGGGTGGGTTGGGTGGGATTTTACTCTGAAGAAGTGTTCTTCAGAAACCTCCGCCGCAAGCCTCCTTGCTACCGATGGATCTACCGCCGCCGTTCGCCTCCCTGCTGCTCACCGCCGCCTTCAGCCCGCATCCAGATTGGATCTGGCTCCAATTCGCCACCGCCGAGGTGAAGAACCTTGCTCTGATTACCACTTGACAGGACCGAACTAAGAACTGCCGCTAGAATTCAGAAAAACAGAGGAAAACACTGAATTTCACTGGAAGTTTGGGAAGTTGTCATTCCAGATCTGGTAGAGTTCGAGCTAGGGTTAGCCAACCGGAACACGGCAGCTTTAAGGGCACAACCCGGAATTACAATAATCTACTCCTCTCCACAAGCGGAGCGGCTTAAGAAGGCCACAGAAAGTGAAAAAGCATGAAAATGACATGTTCAGCAAAGTACAGTAGCTTTTGAACAACCACTCGCACGCGGACCGTCCATCTGAAGATCGACGGATCACAGACAACGGCCGCCCGCGAAGCGGTAAGTAACCctggcggccgttggatggcagATCGATGGCTGGAACGCTTCCGACAATACAGATCGTACTGTTTCTTATCTAACACTTGTCACGGGTCTGACAACACCAGCTCGACACACAACTCACTGATTGTTTTTACCTGGTGGTGGAGTCGTGCCGTGTAACGCTAATTTATGTCAGGACGGCGACGACCCGGAAGCGGTCAAGTGACCCGATTAAATCCAAGTCGCTAGCTTgcctttttctttccttttctttgaaCGGAAATGAGTGAATTTAGAtttaaaatacgtctatatacatccgtatatggtctatattaaaatctctagaaagacataGTTTTAGGAACGGATGAAGTAGCTGTTAAAGACGGTTTGGCCTAACTGAAGCTCGAAATGCAGCGGACCGACTGCCTTCTCCGCTCTCACCTTGCAATTTCCAAAAGAAACCGGTTGCGCATGCAAAGGGCTTCCACAATACTCCTGCTTcttcaaaaaaaaataaaaaaatgcaaaGGGCTTGGGGTTGCCACCATGGCATCTGCCTACCCGTGGCGCCACGTGCAGCCTTCTACCACCACCTTTCAGTGTAGCAGCCTTGACGTCTAGCCAATCACACTCTATCGCCTCTAATCGCCCGAGCCGCCTAGTGAGCAAAAAAGTCAACACTCGCATGTAGCACAACAAAGATTCTACCTAATGAGCACACAATCTTTTTCGAAAAATATGCATGTCATTACCAAAAGGGGTAAAAGGAATACATCAAAGTGTGCTGGCTATTCAGACAGTCTTTGAGGACAAGTGCATCGTGCTATTATTCCCCGATAAGCCGCCATCAATACGTACGCTATCCCAACTTTAATGGTGAGATATGTAATCCCTTTGTTTTTCGCTTTTAACATGAAAGCAAGCAGAACCGGACTAATTCCTTTTCCTTTACTTTGTCATATCAGAAATGCAAAGTTCCAACTTGTAGATTTCCAGGGGCGGAAAATGAAGAGTGAGTGCATGCCCTATCACAAAAATCCGCTGCACACACTCACAATTAGCGTAACAAGGGGAAAATGTTTTTTGAAACAACGAGGCTCCTCGTCGATTTTTGTTAAAGAAATCGCCACAATATTTCAAAGTTCAGAACAAGCTCAAAAGAAAACAGTTATACAACAATTTATGATGGAGCGTCTCAACCCTCTTGCCTGCTACACAGGCAACCCCGTTTACCAGAAACCACAAGAATGTTTCAAGTTGAGAGACCTCCACTCCACTCCACACCACACCAGCTCACTGATTTTCTTTACCTGCTGTAGTCGTGTCGTGTAACGCTAATTCATTTCAGGACGGCGACGACCCGGAAGCGGTCAGGAGACCCGATCGATTAAATCCAAGTCGCTAGCCTGCCTTTTCTTTGCTTTCTTTGCCTGTGGAAAGCGCAGGCTGACTTGTCAAGCAAGCCATGCAACGCATTGTCCCGCTCTCCGGGAAGACCGCGACCGGGCTTGGACGCCCCGTTGCGTTGCGTTCGCACGGGACGGGACAGGAGACGGGGGAGGCCGGGTCCGGGGAATACGTGCGAGGATGCGCATCTTTCTTTCACTCTCTGTACTGTACTACGGGGTCAATGTTTTGTCCGTTGGTAGTACACTGGTGCTACGGGGTCCGTGTGTCAGTGTCGTCGCTTTCAAGGCATTTCGAACGGTGAATTTGCCCCGGCATCTGTTCACGGACGAGGATGCCAAAACCGGTTGCCCAACGTCGTGCGCATACATTTCAAACACATTTTCAATAAACtggatgaaattcatgcaaacgcAGTGGATTTCATACAAGCCGGACAAAAATATTTATATTTTGAACATGTTTTAACTTCAAAAAAGGTAAAATTATGTGGACGTCCGGCCGCGCAGAGCTCTATTCCCGCGACACGGATACACTGCACTAGTCTATGGCCTGCTGCGgtggatccctttgtcttccccTGTCCAGCAGCCCGCTCATCGGACTGTCGGGAGCCCCGGAGCTATATTCTTTTCTCGTATCTTCCCTACGTCCGGTTGCGCCACTGCCAGAGTGACAAAGGGGGTGCTTCAGCCGGAGGGGAATGAGGGGCTCCCCCGCTTTCGTGAAGACCAGGCGGGGGTCAACAATGGTCTGTGCTAAAGAACGGGGAAGTCGCTAGCTTGCGCtggcggtggccttcctgggatccaagcggcggcggcctcccgtgttctactttccCTCGGTGTTGGCGGGGGACGCGGACGCGTTGGCCGCCGACTCGTAGATCTTCGCGTAGCCGGCTTCTTTCTCCATCGACCGGGAGCGGTTCCGTCAACGTTGACGGCGGATGGCCTTGTCTATGGCAGTCATGATGCCCGTTCCGCCGTGCTCCCTCGTGTGCCTTCCTGGAGCCATTAGTCACTCCTCCGTGAGCTGGCTTGGAGCGACGAGTTGCTTAACCACGTGCCAGCTTGCGGCGCCAACTTGCTCCGTCGGGCTAGGCGAGGGATGTGGAGTGGCAAGTTACCTGGCTCGTATCCGGcaggctcggcgggccacccataTGGCTTTCATACCGATGAGCTCCTCTTTCTGCTCGCTGGGTGCCATGAAGAATGTGGAGGAAATGGTACAaggaggagatgggagcggagATTTGGTACGATTTTTGCCCCGCGCCTGGTATCATCTAAATAGCGGGCGGACTGCTTGCCTGGCGTTGTGTTTAATGCCGACCCGCTGTGAGCGGACATGTGACCGGAGTAGTTTTCTCGGCTTCCACGCGGGTTTAATTGAGGCGTTTGAATGCGATGAGGAGGCGTGCAGCGGGCGACGCCCTCGGCCGGCGGGCCGCTTTAGTGGTGGAGGCAgcgagaggtcgcgtccgctccgAGCCGGCTTCAATGTGAATTGGCATGAATGCGGGCAATTGGCGTCGGGCAAGAACGCGCGTGGGCAAGGAAGAAGGGCATTGGATGGGTGAGAAGCGGGCATGGGTGCTGTCTGGACACCCTCAAAGCCCTCATGTTTGTCTTCAGTTTGCGGAAAAAGGTACGTCCTGACCGTCCTGCGGACCCATATATAACCGCGTTGAATGACACAACAGATCCGAACTACTGCGTGGTTCAAATGGTTGCGGGCCGTTTCGGGTCGGCGTTGGAGAAGttattctttctttcttttcttcgaGGACCTCATCTACTGCTGATCTTTTCTTCCGAGGACCCGTCCACGTCCTGCTCTTGTCGACCGGGTATTCGTCCTACTAGCCACGATCGCTACTAGAGAGAGCGCCGAGTGGCGAGTCAGGGCACCGTCTATCCGTTCGTACGTACCCCGCGACCTTGTGCGGTGCGTGCTGCCCTCGCTAGATCGCTGTAGTAGCTTTGCTTTGATGAAAAAAGCGGTGCGGTGTCAGCGACGTCTCCCGGCGGACGGCGTAGGGACGTCCGACAGTGCCGTTGGTGCCACTGGGCGCCGCTCCCTCCATCGCATGCGCTCTCATTTTAAAACGGCTACTACTCGCTCGCCTGCGGTGAGGTGTGATGCGATGCGTCCGGATGGATGATGGGCGGTTTGTTTATGGCGGGGCTCACGCGTCATTCGGTGGCAGTACCAACGCCAACGTCGGGACGCGCTTCCAGCCCGTCCCCGATCCCGCGCCCATTTTAAATACCGCCACCACCTCCTGCTCCTGCTTGATTCAGCCTTCGGGGTCACGCCATTCGCGGGTAGGCCCGTGGAGTCCCTTAAATTCCGTGGACGCCCCGCTTTCCATGGGACAAAGTATACAAACATCGCCAAACAATTTGGTGAGAAATTTAGCAAGGTTTGTGGTCTGCTAAAAACAAGACACGGATGAACATGTACACGCACACACCCATTTCTACGAACGCGCGCACATCCCATCCATCCCTATGAGCATCCCCGGTAGATCTCGAGATTGACGAAACCCTCATAGACGTCCCGTCGTTTACGCGCACGTCATACTGCTAAACGACTTGAATCCGGGTGGCAGGTTTCACCACAACAAACTTAGCCATCTCATCTAAGCTCAGCTTGCCGCGATATTAGTGAAATTGTAATCCAAGTTCATGTAAGAATAGTTTTCCTTTGAGATCAAGTAAAGTATTATGAAACACAAGATATTGTCGCGCATGAGCTAGCTATGTTTGGGAGGGATAACCACCAACTGCGTAGCTAGATAGTTTCCCAGATTTTTCTAGCCATTTGTTGTTGACGATGTAATGGTTATTTAAGTTTAATGAAACTCGCGATAATGTCATTTCCCTAAAAAAAATATACTAGGAAACACCAAATGGATCGACCTAGCTACTAGGCTGGGATGTCGTGCGATCTAGGTCGAATCGACCCCTCTAGCGAGCATCGAAGCAATCACGGGCATGAAAGCGGGTGGTCAAAATGAACGTCGATATTTTTGCAACGAGTTGATCTTTAGAATGTAGTTGGGAGTGTAAGTTTAGAACACCAGCCAAAAGAATTGAATGAAGTTGCAGATGATGTAGCCACACCATTATGATCATAAAAAAAGGGATAAGTATATTTTTCGTCCTCGAACTCCGACGATAGTATAGAAATCGTCCCTCAACTTCGAAACCACTAAAACTCAGTCCCTCAACTATTTAAACCGGATACCTTTCATCCCTCACGACGCTTAAAGTGGTTTTGGTATGACGTGCACCCGGTTTTGACTAAAACCGTCGACGTGGACTAGTTTTGACCGCCATGTCACTCAAGTTAACTGCACCCCCAGCTATCTCTCAATCCCCTTCTCTCACCCACGAACCCTAAacctagaggaggaggcggcggcagcgACTCGCTCATGGACTGCGgcagcgtcggcggcggcggccggcggtgaGGTGGGACTTCGGTGGCGGGCGGCGTGGCTTGTGAGGCGGCCGTTGCTGGCTGGATGGGCACGGGAACAGCGCCCTTGATCCACGACAAGGAGCTCGATTGTTGTTGGTAATTTGTACTTGCACTCGTTGCAATCTTACATTCAGGAGCAAGGGCACGCCCCACGTTCTGTTTGTGTCTCTTGTATGAACATAGGGAAGTCAATGGATCCTGGAGACGTGATGTTCATCAGATTTCATTTTGAAGGCCAGTTTTTGAATGATGGGAAATCACTTGAATATAGTTGGGGAAGTCAAGCTCGAGGAAATAAAAGAGCAAAGAAAGTCCCAGCAAAACTACTGGGCTAGTGTACTTGCACTCATGTTTGTGGTTATCGCTTGTGGTTATGTCAGAATTCAAGCTTGTGGTTATGTCAGAAAGAATTCATGTTTGTGGTTGCTTGTAAAACTAATCAATACTATTTCTCATTTACTTTGTCAGACTTTGAGAATTCCTTTGTGGTTTGCTTGTAAGAATAATCAGTACTATGTTTGTGGTTATGTCAGACTATGTCATGAAATCTGTTCAGCTGTGTCCAATCATCTATGAACAAGTCAACAATCTGCCATGCATTCAGTTTACACAATTGTCTATAATCACGTGAACAACCCGCTATGAATCCCAATCAGTTTATACAATGGTTTGAAACTAAAACCATCCAGTTAGCATACAATTTGATGTTAACAAACTGGACAAACATGCGACTGAAATGCTCTGAGCAAACCCAATTTTTCATGACGGTCAAAACCAGACCATGTGGACAATTTTAGTCAAAACCGGGTTCACGTCATACCAAAACCACTTTAAGCGTCACGAGGGACGAAAAGTATCCGGTTTAAATAGTTGAGGGACTGAGTTTTAGTGGTTTCGAAGTTGAGGGACGATTTCTATACTATCGCCAGAGTTCGAGGACGAAAAATATACTCATCCCTAAAAAAACACATGTAATTGAATAAAATCCGCCTGATGCTTTCCTAAGAATAAAGAAATGGCTCAATTTGATGGATACCAAGGTCGAGGATGAGGGGTTGCTTCGTGCTTATGATAGTCTTGAACCCTAATGTTTCGAGCCAACATGAGTAACGAGATTTGAGTACTCTCAACACGTTCTTTTTCTGTAGAAATGTTTCAAGAAACACACGGTGGCCACATTATTGTTGCGATTCAAAAATTAACCATTATCTGTTTACGTCGTGTATGTGTCACGAGTGTGAATTTTTCATTCTAGTGAGAAGAACATGATTCATCAATAACGAGTAAAACATGTATTGAATTTATCGATCGTGAAGCTCTACAAACCACTGCTCCGGTCTTCATGAGTAAGCTTTATGTGAATACATATGTGTGGTCTTGTGCCTTGTACATTCATGATTGCACTAAATTGCAAGTTGCTTTGGATGTGTTTTTGATGTTTATGACCAAACACCAATCGTATATACTCCATATCTTTGTATGAATTGAGCTAGGTTCATTTTTTTTTCTCTCTCGGGAAGTTGAAACCTCGGTACTGGAGTTCAAGTTATATACTTTGCATGAGTGCTCCTACTCCAGTGGATTTGAATGGTGACTCTGTGGATCTCAAGATTTATTGACTCAGAGTCTCAGACTCTTGAAAATGTTCATAGGGGCATGATACGTTGAAAATCCCAACGGGAATTGGAGCATGTCATTCATAAAAGTTGAGTGTACATGTGTATTTGTGAGCATGTACTCGTGTACTCCGTGTTTTAAAACGGTTTTAATAGTGCCCCCTTGATTCACACAATTTGTAAGATGCAGGAACATGAAAAATAACATAGTGATATGTCATGTTCGATATTACATGATTAGCATGCCTGTTTGATAGTGCACAGAAATAACAGTGATATGTCATGTTCGATGTTACAGGAGTACTTAGTACTTAGTAgatcaaaaaaaattctatgaaaacTAGCAGTACAAACAAATCCCAAGATTATAATCATACGATTCAAACAATCGTTACAAGGAAAAAATCATAGGATCAGATCCTCCAATTTTTTTTGTaaaaatcctttgaatcaaagaggcccttgtTCTTTGGTGTGAGGGGTGGAAAATAATACAAGAAATGTGCGGGGATGCAGGTGTGAACTTGCCATGCCCCATGCATCGTCTGAACCACCCACGATCTACTACTACCAGGTCGCACGATCGGGCAGCAGCAACTGAACCAACCAACCAACCGCCGCCCTCTTCCACCCCACgactcttcttcttccccttctttaCTCACCCCGCCGTCGACTCTTCGTCGCCGTCGCCTCATATATTAGCCGCTGCGTGCCGTCTGCCTTCACATTCACACACACTCGCCCGCGGACAAGCCAACTCTTGCGCTCCCACCTCCACAGCAgctcagcagcagcagcgcaaagAGCCAGCGTCCATCCATGGCGCCCCTGCTCCTGCTCTTCCTCCTCGGCGGCCTCTGCGCCCTCTTCtccctcgcctcctcctcctcgcgcgGCGCCAAGAAGTGCTGCGACGCCGGCGGCGAGAAGGCCAAGAGTCACCACGGGGAGCAAGAAGCCAAGGCCAGCAAGGCGGTGGAGGAGAGGGAGGCGCGGCCGGCGCcggcggaccgggaggcggaCCTGGGGATCGTGTTCTCCACGTTCGACCACGACGGCGACGGCTTCATCACGGCGGGCGAGCTGGAGGAGTCGCTGAAGCGGTTGGGCATCGCCGTGTCCGCCGCCGAGGCCGCCGCCATGGTGGCCCGCGTCGACGCCAACAGCGACGGCCTCATCGACATCCACGAGTTCCGCGAGCTCTACGACTCCATCCCCAAGAAGCGCAAGGCCTCGCTGCTCCCCGCctccgccggcgcggccgacggggccgaggaggaggaggacgaggagggggaggagatggACCTCAAGGAGGCGTTCGACGTGTTCGACGGCAACAAGGACGGGCTCATCTCCGCCGAGGAGCTGGGCACCGTGCTGGGCTCCCTCGGCCTGCgcggccgccccgccgccgccgagtgCCGCGACATGATCCGCCTCGTCGACGCCGACGGCGACGGCATGGTCAACTTCGAGGAGTTCAAGCGCATGATGGCCGTCGTCAAGGCCTAGCCCCACCTCCACCTCCACTCCATCCTCCTCTTCTCCCCTCCCTTCCCAGAGATCAGAATTTTTGTTCTTGGATTCTGCGAGTCCGAGGGACGTTGTTGGTGATCTGCTCTGCTCTTGGACTGGATCCGAAGATCAGACGGCGAAGAACCCACTAATCAACCGGTTTATTACGGGAGAGGGGGCTGGCCGGAAGCTAAATCAGCTTCCCGCTCCGTCCGTGTGTTCTCCCCTCCCCTGTTCTTGCTGATCAACTTGGTTTCTCTTCTCCTCTGCTATGTTACTGACAAAGTACTCTATCAAGTATGCATGTAAATATTATTTCTTGGTCGGCTGGTGAAAATGAAGAACTCACTCCATGCTTAAGAATCGCTCTGTTGCTGTGCTTGTGAATTGTTCAATGCTTGGTTAGATATGTGCCATTTTTTCGGGATCAAACAAACTTTCAGAGCTTTAGCCATGGACACTTGTCCATGAAGAAAGCCAGCAAGAAAGTACCAACTGCCTTTGTGTACAAGTACAAGTACAAGGTAGGTATTTTGCCATCTTACGCTGTCAAAAGAAAAATTTACATCTGGAGACTGAGTATGTCTATGGACTTTTGTACCGTGTGTTCTAGTAGTTTTTGAAGAAATCAACGTGCACATACGCAGTTGAGTGGGTCTTTCGGCGTGCCATTTTTACCCGGTCAGAGTCGCAGGGAAAGAACAAATTCACCAGCACTAACCTGACAAAAATCAAAGTAGAACAAAATATTGAGATGTAGGCCTGTGCTTTGTTCTTACTCTGAAGAAAATCTTGACCGGAGAAAATCCCATCAAAATAACCACCTATATGTGAAAACATCGGCCGTTTTTCTCCTCATCATAGTACTCTGAGTGCAAACTCATCGTCACCAGTCTGCAAAACTGCCGTTGAAGGAAGTACTACTAGTATCTACAACGGTCTGAAAAGCCAGTGTAAACTGAGTGATCCTCTTCAGAAAGCTACGCCATGCCTTGTCTCATTCTGATGTTAGTGAGGCCCGTTAAAACGGCAGCCCAAAGTCAATGGTTAGTCCGAACATTTTTAAAGCGGCACCGAAGATATTGTTTTCCTGAAACCACTTCTCACGCTCAGAGATCACTGTCAGCGTTTAATAACTTGGATCTGGCTACAGGGAGGcctgcagcagcagcagtggtAACATTCAAAAGCAGCACTGAAGATTTTCTTACGCTCCAGATCGCTGTCAGTGTTTTTATGAACAAGTACACGGAGCTCGGGCCTGCAGTAATTTATCATTTTAATCCGTGGTTGACAAATGGGCCGGTGACGTAGTATTTTTTTGCAACGAACAACTACACAGACAACAAATGGCAGGAGAAGGAGCATCGGTGATTTGGGGAGCGGGGAAAGAAGGGAGGGAGCATGTGCTGGGCAGAAATGATGAGATGGGCGCGGCATCAACCTCAAGAACGCAAACGAGATGCGGATTCCCAGACAGGTGGAATGTGGTTCGATCCCATCTATGCTTCCTTCTTGGCGCGTCGACAGGAGAGCAATGGCTGGCCACTTTCTCTTGGCAAGGGGCGGTCATGGTCTCAGAAAGGAGCTGTGAGTTTTTAACGGAGGGCATGGTTTTGGATACTTGGATAATGACCAAAACTTGAGAATGACAGAATTCTAGACACCTAGGAATTCAAATATCCTTTTTTCTCCACCCGCAAAAAATATATCCTCCTTTTGGTGCTAATTACTGGTTGCCAAAGAAGTTCCCAGATGGTCAGTCGACACTACAATATAATTTTTTTTCCGAGAGTACGCCTAGGAGTACCGTAGCTTTATGGAAGATAGAGTTGTAATTATAAGAATACTACTACTCATTGCAAACAACAAGCGCATCACGAACACCACACACCCAGGAAAGACCAAATACAACCACCAACGGCCAAGCAAAACTACAAAGCAAAAGCATCTGCCCTACCGAGACCAACGCCAAGCACCTCTGAAGACCACCTGCTCTCACTGAACTTTGCTTGTCAACGCACCATCCACCCTGAGTGCCGAAGAGAAGGTGGCAAGTGAATGGCAGGACTTGATTAGCTCCGAGGAGGACACATCTTGGACACACCAGTGACGGACGTACATAGCGCCGCCGATGATCAAAATAGGACCACGATGAACACCGGAGGAAGCAGCGAGGAACCAAGCCGTGTCTCCAAACACGAGGCTCCCAACAGAGGAGCGACGTCGAGGACGCCGCCATCGCGTCGATCCTACACCGAATCGAGGCTTTCGCCCGGATACAATAACCAACTCCACACAAGAGAGGGAAATGTCGAACACACCTCGACGACGCCTCCGAGAAGGGGAACGACACCCATAGGTGCCATCGCCACCGGCCCGGCAGAAGCCGTGCAAGATTTTCATCCGATCATCGCACATCTCCAAACCTCGACGGAATTGGGTAGCACTGTCCAAGTAGCCTCGCACCGGCGCCACCGCAACACCTCATCGTCGTAGCTGCAAAGCCGAGGACTGCCGACAGACCGCATGGCGGAGAGAAATGCAGTCCGACGAACTCCTTCCACCTGGCCGAGGGACAACAGCCACCCAACACCTCCGGCAAGAGCATGGACTGATTGCGAAGGCTACCACCCACTCCAAGGGACAACCTTTCGACAATCCAGCACCTAACCATGGACAACTCCCACACCGGCACCACCGGGAGAGCAACGCCAGTCGCCACACAACCCAGAGGTGGCCCGACGCTCGCTGCTCGCCAGGAACTCCATCCTTGTTGAGCCATCACAACGCCGCCACTAGTTTGGTCGGTAGATCGCGCCGCTGCCTCCAGACACGACGCCGCGCCAGTCTGCCTCACCACACCAGACACCATTGTCTGTCCACTCCAAGACCACCACTCCACGCCTCCCGCCGTACACCGTCGACAGCCACCACCACACCGAGCCACCACTTAAGCCGCCTAAACCACCATCGTACCCAGCAGCCATGGAGGCCCGGCGTCACCACGCCTGAAGGTAGTAGTGACCGAATCCCGACCGGCCAGATTCAGATCCGTGACGAGCCGAATCAGACGGAGCCAAGACCCCCGGCCGCCGCTACCAAAGGCAGCACCACCGAGCGGGGCCGCGCCGCCACCACAACCACCGTGCCGAGCTGCCGCCGGAACTTCGCTGCTCCACGCCGCTAAGCTTCATCGGACGGAAGAGCGCCACGCCATGGCTAGGAGGAGGGGGGCCGCGCCGAAGAGagaccccgccgccaccggcggTGCCAGGGCTTTGCCCGGCAGCGGcccacggcggcggcgagggggaggGAAGGGACGGGGAGGCGGTCGGCGGCGGAGTTTAGGGTTCCCCCCATGTCACCTAAAGGAGGTGGCCGGCGGCGGAGTTTAGCGTTTACAGTACACCTTTTTTGCACCTACATGAAGAGACTATTACACCACCGAGATACTATTTTTAGGTATTTATGAACACAATTGTAAAATAGATTGAACTAATTGCCGGAGCCATCATTAAAAAAATGCACTAGATGAGCATTCTTTTATGACCTGGTAAACACTTTTCTTTCAATTTGTACGAACAAAATTACAAACCTGACTGAGAAATAGTGATGTCTCACTTGACTAACACATTGACTCACCCTCCACTCAAATATAATTTTCTTCGATAAATGATTTGACTTTAACAATATTGATCAGGTAAG
This sequence is a window from Aegilops tauschii subsp. strangulata cultivar AL8/78 chromosome 7, Aet v6.0, whole genome shotgun sequence. Protein-coding genes within it:
- the LOC109766649 gene encoding probable calcium-binding protein CML30; this encodes MAPLLLLFLLGGLCALFSLASSSSRGAKKCCDAGGEKAKSHHGEQEAKASKAVEEREARPAPADREADLGIVFSTFDHDGDGFITAGELEESLKRLGIAVSAAEAAAMVARVDANSDGLIDIHEFRELYDSIPKKRKASLLPASAGAADGAEEEEDEEGEEMDLKEAFDVFDGNKDGLISAEELGTVLGSLGLRGRPAAAECRDMIRLVDADGDGMVNFEEFKRMMAVVKA